The following are encoded in a window of Arthrobacter antioxidans genomic DNA:
- a CDS encoding DNA-3-methyladenine glycosylase family protein: MTTASVVVPSGAEAAEWVPDGPYSLARTIGTLQCGPHDPSFIVQGPDHWLAFRTPDGPVTLALRQRGSLNDSRVQATAWGPGAACALASLPRLLGADDDWSAFDAAEFRATLPDLARKGRYLTPGLRLPSSGRMLDTVARAVLEQRVTGIEAKRAWRYLLVRYGDAAPGSGGVGPAALRLPPTAEQWRRVPSWDWHKAGVDAQRSSTLLKAAHVATGLERLASLPGGDAVRAGLRSVSGIGVWTVAEVVQRTHGCPDSISVGDYHLAAYVGAALTGRRTDDAGMIELLKPWKGQRQRVVRSLYASGFRKPTFGPRLSPEDHRRR; encoded by the coding sequence ATGACCACCGCTTCCGTCGTCGTGCCCTCGGGTGCCGAGGCCGCGGAGTGGGTGCCCGACGGCCCGTACAGCCTGGCCAGGACGATCGGCACCCTGCAGTGCGGGCCGCATGACCCGTCGTTCATCGTGCAGGGCCCCGATCACTGGCTCGCGTTCCGCACCCCCGACGGACCGGTCACGCTGGCCCTGCGCCAGCGCGGGTCGCTGAACGACAGCCGCGTCCAGGCGACGGCGTGGGGGCCCGGGGCTGCCTGCGCGCTCGCATCCCTTCCCCGGCTGCTCGGCGCCGACGACGACTGGAGCGCCTTCGACGCAGCGGAGTTCCGCGCCACCCTGCCCGACCTCGCCCGCAAGGGCCGGTACCTCACGCCCGGGCTGCGGCTGCCGTCGTCGGGCCGCATGCTCGACACCGTGGCGCGGGCCGTCCTCGAGCAGAGGGTGACCGGCATCGAGGCCAAACGGGCCTGGCGCTACCTGCTGGTCCGGTACGGGGACGCCGCTCCCGGGTCCGGCGGCGTCGGGCCTGCCGCGCTCCGCCTCCCGCCGACCGCCGAGCAGTGGCGCCGGGTCCCGTCCTGGGACTGGCACAAGGCCGGGGTCGACGCGCAGCGCTCGTCCACCCTCCTCAAGGCCGCCCACGTGGCGACCGGCCTGGAGCGCCTCGCGTCGCTGCCCGGCGGCGACGCCGTCCGTGCGGGACTCCGGTCCGTGTCGGGGATCGGGGTCTGGACGGTGGCAGAAGTGGTGCAGCGGACGCACGGCTGCCCCGATTCCATCTCGGTGGGCGACTACCACCTCGCCGCCTACGTGGGCGCAGCGCTCACCGGCCGGCGCACCGATGACGCCGGCATGATCGAGCTGCTGAAGCCCTGGAAGGGCCAGCGCCAGCGCGTGGTCCGCTCGCTCTATGCCAGCGGGTTCCGCAAACCGACGTTCGGACCGCGGCTCTCGCCCGAGGACCACCGCCGGCGCTGA
- a CDS encoding putative quinol monooxygenase: protein MSQPVDVTAVFTPLDGEFFRVELALGIAIEQVVEEPGCIRYEITDAQQDRIVLTEQWESTELLDQHLRGPAIQDLGESLSALLARPVEVVRSDRA, encoded by the coding sequence ATGAGCCAGCCCGTAGACGTCACCGCAGTATTCACCCCGCTCGACGGCGAGTTCTTCCGTGTGGAGCTCGCCCTCGGCATCGCCATCGAACAGGTGGTGGAGGAGCCCGGGTGCATCCGTTACGAGATCACCGATGCCCAGCAGGACCGCATCGTCCTCACCGAGCAGTGGGAGTCCACCGAACTCCTCGACCAGCACCTGCGCGGCCCCGCCATCCAGGACCTCGGCGAATCGCTGAGCGCCCTGCTGGCCCGGCCGGTGGAGGTCGTGCGCTCGGACCGGGCCTGA
- the trxA gene encoding thioredoxin, with protein MSTINITEASFPETIEGNDIVFVDFWAEWCGPCKQFAPVYDAVSQQHEDVTFAKVDTEAEQSLAAAAGITSIPTLMAFRDKVLVFSQPGALNATQFGELVDAVKGLDMKAVHEQIAQQQAEGTPAADSQ; from the coding sequence ATGTCGACAATCAATATCACTGAGGCAAGCTTCCCAGAAACCATCGAGGGCAACGACATCGTGTTCGTCGACTTCTGGGCCGAATGGTGTGGCCCGTGCAAGCAGTTCGCACCGGTGTACGACGCCGTGTCGCAGCAGCACGAGGACGTCACCTTCGCGAAGGTGGACACCGAGGCCGAGCAGTCCCTCGCCGCCGCCGCGGGCATCACGTCCATCCCCACGCTCATGGCATTCCGCGACAAGGTGCTCGTCTTCTCCCAGCCGGGTGCCCTGAACGCGACCCAGTTCGGCGAACTCGTCGACGCCGTGAAGGGCCTCGACATGAAGGCCGTGCACGAGCAGATCGCCCAGCAGCAGGCCGAGGGAACCCCGGCCGCCGACAGCCAGTAG
- a CDS encoding DUF1810 domain-containing protein, with translation MTEDPHDLARFVAAQDAHDTYADALAELNRGRKTSHWMWFVFPQIAGLGSSSTAVRYAIASLDEAQAYLSHPVLGPRLMESTQALLTLDGSDPVAVLGGIDARKLQSSMTLFNRAAPQEPWFQAVLDRYYGGVEDQGTASILAG, from the coding sequence GTGACCGAGGACCCCCATGACCTGGCCCGATTCGTCGCGGCGCAGGATGCCCACGACACCTACGCGGATGCCCTGGCCGAGCTGAACCGGGGCCGCAAGACGAGCCACTGGATGTGGTTCGTCTTCCCCCAGATCGCAGGGCTGGGGAGCAGTTCGACGGCGGTCCGGTACGCCATCGCATCGCTCGACGAGGCACAGGCCTACCTGTCGCATCCCGTGCTCGGGCCCCGGCTGATGGAGAGCACCCAGGCCCTCCTCACCCTGGACGGCAGCGACCCCGTGGCGGTGCTCGGCGGGATCGACGCCCGCAAGCTGCAGTCCTCCATGACGCTCTTCAACCGGGCCGCGCCCCAGGAGCCGTGGTTCCAGGCCGTGCTGGACCGCTACTACGGCGGCGTGGAGGACCAGGGGACTGCCTCGATCCTCGCCGGCTGA
- a CDS encoding MarR family winged helix-turn-helix transcriptional regulator translates to MSSDTPDPQLLALAQSFRTTLRHTVFLSRSMDIDGDLTAMQMSTLGMAAEAPLRVSRIAANLGIRVPSATEQIIRLEQAGLVSRGPDPSDSRAVLVQLTDQGRATWEEVSRRRNARVAALLERLDDGERATLAAALPIIRKINHTLE, encoded by the coding sequence ATGAGCTCCGATACTCCGGACCCGCAGCTGCTGGCCCTCGCGCAGTCCTTCCGCACCACGCTGCGCCACACCGTCTTCCTGAGCCGTTCGATGGACATCGACGGGGACCTCACCGCCATGCAGATGAGCACCCTCGGCATGGCGGCGGAGGCCCCGCTCCGGGTGAGCCGGATCGCGGCGAATCTCGGCATCCGTGTCCCGTCGGCGACCGAGCAGATCATCAGGCTCGAACAGGCCGGCCTCGTCAGCCGGGGCCCGGACCCCAGCGACTCGCGTGCCGTCCTGGTGCAGCTCACCGACCAGGGCCGTGCCACCTGGGAGGAGGTCAGCCGGCGCCGCAACGCGCGCGTGGCGGCCCTCCTCGAGCGGCTCGACGACGGGGAGAGGGCCACGCTCGCCGCGGCCCTGCCGATCATCCGGAAGATCAATCACACCCTCGAGTAG
- a CDS encoding DUF6314 family protein produces MQHDAPTAAMPAGPVPVHDPIGFLTGAWATERTLLDRAGGVTGTFTGTTTFTAEGGGLRWDEQGTVSWPHFRGPASRSYRIDAGDGDAGMVVTFPDGRVLCRLDLSRGHARDEHPCTPDTYRVDFAVPSPDTVLYSWDVTGPAKDLLLTTVLTRSGAGLRPPTGARPLPSPQGGA; encoded by the coding sequence ATGCAGCACGATGCGCCGACGGCTGCGATGCCCGCCGGACCGGTCCCCGTCCACGATCCGATCGGCTTCCTCACGGGCGCCTGGGCGACGGAGCGGACCCTGCTGGACCGGGCCGGCGGCGTCACGGGCACCTTCACGGGCACCACGACCTTCACGGCCGAGGGCGGCGGCCTGCGCTGGGACGAGCAGGGCACGGTCAGCTGGCCCCACTTCCGCGGCCCGGCCTCGCGCTCGTACCGCATCGACGCCGGCGACGGCGATGCCGGGATGGTGGTCACCTTCCCGGACGGGCGGGTGCTGTGCCGTCTGGACCTCAGCCGCGGCCATGCACGCGACGAGCACCCCTGCACCCCTGACACCTACCGGGTGGACTTCGCCGTGCCGTCACCCGACACGGTGCTGTATTCCTGGGACGTCACCGGGCCGGCGAAGGACCTCCTGCTCACGACCGTCCTGACCCGGTCCGGAGCGGGGCTCAGGCCCCCGACCGGCGCGCGGCCGCTACCGTCACCACAGGGCGGCGCTTGA
- a CDS encoding acyltransferase family protein: MPTVGVRRRGTRISSTTRTRIGWLDSLRGVAILLVVLLHAGEALRMAVGPTPGLDHVNLFLEPFRMPVLMFLSGILLPRSVAKPARAYFAGKLSLVAWPYLLWSLIILAATGGLGAGALAQILYLSPTYLWYLWFILVFYAAAYPLRRLPPVAVAGASLAASVVMPDGGRLETMTFLAAFFFFGAWCARHAGMVERAIGRPWVLALAAAAAITVGILNLDGRDVLYRAEFAWGVVGALGVVCWLFPRLGAHRATAALEFVGRHSIVFYVVHLGPIMGTLALADAAGVAGTWLLPVLLVVGVGVPLGLAWMYSTRKHASVNLLFELPALKRRPVVTVAAARRSGA; this comes from the coding sequence ATGCCTACAGTGGGAGTTCGACGGCGGGGGACCAGGATCAGCAGCACTACACGGACTCGGATCGGATGGCTGGACAGCCTCCGAGGCGTCGCCATCCTCCTCGTCGTCCTGCTCCACGCGGGCGAGGCCCTCAGGATGGCAGTCGGCCCGACGCCCGGGCTCGACCACGTCAACCTCTTCCTCGAACCCTTCCGCATGCCCGTCCTCATGTTCCTCTCGGGCATCCTGCTGCCGCGGTCCGTGGCCAAGCCGGCGCGCGCCTACTTCGCCGGCAAGCTCTCCCTGGTGGCGTGGCCGTACCTCCTGTGGTCGCTGATCATCCTCGCCGCGACCGGGGGCCTCGGCGCGGGCGCCCTCGCGCAGATCCTCTATCTCTCGCCGACCTATCTCTGGTACCTGTGGTTCATCCTCGTCTTCTACGCCGCGGCCTACCCGCTGCGCCGCCTCCCCCCGGTGGCGGTCGCCGGCGCGAGCCTCGCCGCGTCGGTCGTGATGCCCGACGGCGGTCGTCTCGAGACGATGACGTTCCTCGCGGCGTTCTTCTTCTTCGGCGCCTGGTGCGCCCGGCATGCGGGGATGGTCGAACGGGCCATCGGCAGGCCCTGGGTCCTGGCCCTGGCAGCCGCCGCGGCGATCACGGTGGGCATCCTGAACCTCGACGGCAGGGACGTGCTCTACCGGGCAGAATTCGCCTGGGGCGTGGTGGGTGCGCTCGGCGTCGTGTGCTGGCTCTTCCCGCGACTCGGAGCCCATCGCGCGACGGCGGCCCTCGAGTTCGTCGGGCGCCACTCGATCGTCTTCTACGTGGTGCATCTCGGGCCCATCATGGGCACCCTCGCCCTCGCGGATGCCGCCGGAGTGGCAGGGACGTGGCTGCTGCCGGTGCTCCTGGTGGTGGGTGTCGGCGTGCCGCTGGGTCTGGCGTGGATGTACTCGACGAGGAAGCACGCCTCGGTGAACCTGCTGTTCGAGCTGCCGGCGCTCAAGCGCCGCCCTGTGGTGACGGTAGCGGCCGCGCGCCGGTCGGGGGCCTGA